From Sodalis glossinidius str. 'morsitans', the proteins below share one genomic window:
- a CDS encoding phage virion morphogenesis protein, protein MTREGDMACSVSIDWGDSWARIGANAPQAAIHQWGGKPGMRPGPAAIPARPFMGLDPTGERDILDTLAQRLSKALHP, encoded by the coding sequence TTGACCCGCGAGGGCGATATGGCGTGCTCGGTGAGCATCGACTGGGGCGATAGCTGGGCGCGTATCGGGGCCAATGCGCCGCAGGCGGCCATCCATCAGTGGGGCGGCAAACCGGGGATGCGTCCGGGGCCGGCAGCTATCCCGGCCCGACCGTTTATGGGACTGGATCCTACCGGCGAGCGGGATATCCTCGACACCCTGGCACAACGCCTGTCCAAAGCCCTGCACCCATAA
- a CDS encoding phage protease — protein MNEAAFNRMVARVVALNQPVKIDYNHQTLFKPEAAPAAGFVPATPASFRWDDKTGVWVKPDWNPPALERLKNNKFPYFSPVMGYDGHAPSGRSERRRYLPGVNCSPFLP, from the coding sequence ATTAACGAGGCCGCATTTAACCGCATGGTGGCGCGGGTGGTGGCGCTCAATCAACCTGTCAAAATCGATTATAACCACCAGACGCTGTTTAAACCGGAAGCGGCCCCGGCGGCCGGCTTTGTTCCGGCTACACCGGCGAGTTTTCGCTGGGACGACAAGACCGGGGTCTGGGTCAAGCCGGACTGGAACCCGCCGGCGCTTGAGCGTCTGAAAAACAACAAATTCCCCTATTTTTCGCCGGTGATGGGCTATGATGGGCATGCGCCCAGTGGCCGCTCTGAGCGCCGAAGATATCTACCAGGCGTTAACTGTTCCCCCTTCCTCCCCTAA